In Nymphaea colorata isolate Beijing-Zhang1983 chromosome 5, ASM883128v2, whole genome shotgun sequence, one genomic interval encodes:
- the LOC116255220 gene encoding blue-light photoreceptor PHR2-like codes for HCASSIWVTLPFPVLRHLPPQNHHCHPLVGNRFLQTCLRFRHSQPHYQILPFVLPLKPCPSPIRRNSALKSAFSSAIIATPLRHRPDNADSSPGGVCGRRTTIVWFRNDLRVHDNEALSSADSESLSLLPVYVFDPRDYGKSPSGFDRTGPYRATFVLQAVADLRQSLKKRGSDLVVRIGRPEKVLVELARNVGAEAVFAHREVAHEEVKAEAAVEAALAEEGVETKWFWGSTLFHLDDLPFKLEEMPANYGGFRDKVKSVKVRRTIEASDRLKGLPVSNEDIEPGRIPTLTDLGLNPISAQGGKPAANASLVGGETEALKKLKNFAAECQAKPANKDGKKENIYGANFSCKISPWLAVGCLSPRYIFDEVKKTVSAVSASLKNGASSADTGTNWLMFELLWRDFFRFVTRKYSSAKSLSSTPATACAGAHA; via the exons CACTGCGCTTCTTCCATTTGGGTCACTCTCCCTTTCCCTGTACTCCGCCATCTCCCTCCCCAAAACCACCATTGCCACCCTCTCGTCGGCAACCGCTTCCTTCAAACCTGCCTTCGTTTCCGCCACTCCCAACCTCACTATCAAATCCTCCCTTTCGTCCTCCCTCTTAAACCCTGCCCTTCCCCCATCCGCCGCAATTCCGCACTCAAATCCGCCTTCTCGTCGGCGATCATTGCCACTCCTCTCCGTCACCGCCCCGACAATGCCGACAGCTCGCCTGGCGGAGTCTGCGGCCGGAGAACCACCATTGTTTGGTTCAGGAACGACCTTCGCGTCCACGACAACGAGGCACTGAGCTCCGCGGATTCGGAGTCGCTGTCGCTCCTACCGGTCTATGTGTTCGATCCCCGGGACTATGGGAAGTCGCCCTCCGGCTTCGACCGCACCGGCCCCTACAGGGCGACGTTTGTCCTCCAGGCCGTGGCCGACCTGCGCCAGAGCCTTAAGAAGCGGGGTTCTGATCTTGTGGTCAGGATTGGGAGGCCGGAGAAGGTGCTGGTGGAGCTGGCGAGGAACGTCGGCGCCGAGGCGGTGTTCGCCCATCGGGAGGTGGCGCACGAGGAAGTGAAGGCGGAGGCTGCCGTTGAGGCGGCGCTGGCGGAGGAAGGGGTGGAGACCAAGTGGTTCTGGGGTAGTACATTGTTCCATCTGGATGACctccccttcaagttggagGAGATGCCGGCGAATTACGGTGGGTTCAGAGATAAGGTGAAGAGTGTGAAGGTGAGAAGGACAATTGAAGCATCCGATAGATTGAAGGGACTCCCTGTTTCAAACGAGGACATCGAACCCGGCCGGATTCCGACGCTCACCGATTTGGGGCTCAACCCAATCTCCGCCCAG GGTGGGAAGCCTGCAGCCAATGCATCTCTTGTTGGAGGTGAAACTGAGGCATTGAAAAAGCTGAAGAACTTTGCTGCAGAATGCCAGGCAAAGCCTGCCAACAAAGATGGGAAGAAAGAGAATATCTATGGTGCTAATTTCTCTTGCAAGATCTCTCCATGGCTAGCTGTGGGTTGTCTCTCTCCACGCTACATATTTGACGAAGTAAAGAAGACAGTGAG TGCGGTCAGTGCCTCATTGAAAAATGGTGCTAGTTCAGCTGACACCGGAACAAACTGGCTTATGTTTGAGTTGTTATGGAGGGATTTCTTCAG GTTCGTCACAAGGAAATACAGTTCAGCAAAGAGTCTCTCTTCTACTCCTGCTACGGCTTGCGCCGGTGCTCATGCATAA